In the Hordeum vulgare subsp. vulgare chromosome 7H, MorexV3_pseudomolecules_assembly, whole genome shotgun sequence genome, one interval contains:
- the LOC123409972 gene encoding uncharacterized protein LOC123409972 has translation MGLKLTLPPAALLSQAAKLGSLLVLLLLALLLPVFLRVAYGYLLFNGIVLALGIQAFVGGGDGTASIVVDDEDRHGSSSTGQVVEASSFQTAGAGLSVRPDDRAAAAAHDDHGVVPAFVVVASNIIELKIKTKEVVLKVLKKCPSTASIFFLSALNGSQQAGGEEKVRQEEEEEEDCDVGMDGDVTMSREELFANTERFIGNFRKELSMQIQ, from the coding sequence ATGGGGCTCAAGCTCACGCTCCCGCCGGCAGCACTGCTCTCCCAGGCGGCCAAGCTGGGctccctcctcgtcctcctcctcctcgcgctgCTGCTGCCCGTCTTCCTCAGGGTCGCCTACGGCTACCTCCTCTTCAACGGCATCGTCCTCGCGCTCGGCATCCAGGCCTtcgtcggcggcggcgacggcaccGCTTCCATCGTAGTCGACGACGAAGACCGGCACGGGTCTTCGAGTACCGGTCAGGTCGTCGAGGCCTCATCGTTCCAGACGGCTGGAGCTGGATTATCAGTCCGTCCCGACgaccgggcggcggcggctgcgcaTGATGATCATGGCGTCGTGCCTGCCTTTGTGGTTGTGGCGAGTAATATAATCGAGCTGAAGATCAAGACCAAGGAggtggtgctgaaggtgctgaagaaGTGCCCGTCGACGGCGAGCATCTTCTTCCTCAGCGCGCTGAACGGCAGCCAACAAGCCGGCGGAGAGGAAAAGGTacggcaagaggaggaggaggaggaggattgtGACGTCGGCATGGACGGCGACGTGACGATGAGTCGGGAGGAGCTGTTTGCCAACACGGAGAGGTTCATCGGCAACTTCCGCAAGGAGCTCAGCATGCAGATACAGTAG
- the LOC123411094 gene encoding polyol transporter 5-like, with the protein MTHDAAAEATTTKLLAVVEKPRRNIYAFACVTLASMTTILTGYNLALMSGAELLIREDLGLTDAQVEVLAGSMNVFMLASILISGWTADVLGRRATLVIGNAFLTAGALAMSLGGSYAALLAARFVTSIGMGLALVVAPVYNAEISPPSTRGVLSSLLDIFINVGILLGYTSNYAFADLPVHVAWRIMYAIGVLPPVLLAVGVLAMPESPRWLAMRGRHADARAVLLRTSDTAAEADLRLEDINRALDAPQAAGSVWQELIVRPSATVRRILICVVGLHFFQEASGIDAVILYSPLVFKKAGMSANSTVLGATVAVGIVKTCFIFVAMLLVDRVGRRPLLLASAGGVAVSFTALALTLCVRETSRASAAACVASVMAFVAAFSIGFGPLASTYAAEIMPLRLRAQGAGLGMAVNRLTCGAVSMSFISLAGWITMPGCFFLYAGVAAMACVFVHLRLPETRGRSLEDMEALFAK; encoded by the exons ATGACGCACGATGCAGCCGCCGAAGCCACCACCACGAAGCTGCTCGCCGTGGTCGAGAAGCCACGGCGGAACATCTACGCCTTTGCCTGCGTCACGCTCGCCTCCATGACCACCATCCTTACGGGCTACA ATCTCGCCTTGATGAGCGGCGCGGAGCTCCTCATCCGGGAGGACCTGGGCCTCACCGACGCGCAGGTGGAGGTGCTCGCGGGGTCCATGAACGTGTTCATGCTCGCGTCCATCCTCATCTCCGGCTGGACGGCCGACGTCCTCGGCCGCCGCGCCACGCTTGTGATCGGCAACGCCTTCCTCACGGCCGGCGCGCTCGCCATGTCCCTCGGCGGCAGCTACGCGGCGCTCCTGGCTGCACGCTTCGTCACCAGCATCGGCATGGGGCTCGCCCTCGTCGTCGCGCCGGTCTACAACGCCGAGATCTCGCCGCCGTCCACGCGTGGCGTGCTCTCGTCGCTGCTCGAC ATTTTTATCAACGTCGGCATCCTTCTCGGCTACACGTCCAACTACGCCTTTGCCGACCTGCCGGTGCACGTCGCCTGGCGCATCATGTATGCCATCGGGGTGCTTCCGCCCGTGCTCCTAGCCGTGGGGGTGCTCGCCATGCCGGAGTCGCCTCGATGGCTCGCCATGCGCGGACGCCACGCCGACGCGCGCGCGGTGCTCTTGCGCACCTCCGACACTGCCGCGGAGGCCGACCTCCGCCTAGAGGACATCAATCGGGCCCTTGATGCGCCGCAGGCTGCTGGCTCCGTGTGGCAGGAGCTGATCGTCCGGCCGTCGGCGACAGTCAGGCGAATCCTCATATGCGTCGTCGGGCTGCACTTCTTCCAGGAGGCGTCCGGCATCGACGCCGTCATTCTGTACAGCCCGCTGGTGTTTAAGAAGGCCGGCATGTCCGCGAATAGCACCGTACTAGGCGCCACCGTAGCCGTCGGGATCGTGAAGACGTGCTTCATCTTCGTGGCCATGCTCCTGGTCGACCGCGTCGGCCGGCGCCCGCTCCTGCTGGCCAGCGCCGGCGGCGTGGCCGTGTCGTTCACCGCTCTGGCCCTCACGCTGTGCGTTCGTGAAACGTCGCGGGCGAGCGCGGCCGCGTGCGTGGCGTCCGTGATGGCGTTCGTGGCGGCGTTCTCGATCGGGTTCGGGCCGCTCGCGTCCACGTACGCCGCGGAGATCATGCCGCTGCGGCTACGCGCTCAGGGCGCGGGCCTCGGCATGGCGGTGAACCGGCTGACGTGCGGGGCGGTGAGCATGTCGTTCATATCCCTCGCCGGATGGATAACGATGCCCGGGTGCTTCTTCCTTTATGCCGGCGTGGCGGCGATGGCATGCGTGTTCGTGCACCTGCGGTTGCCGGAGACAAGGGGCCGGAGCTTGGAGGATATGGAGGCCCTCTTCGCCAAATGA